A genomic stretch from Chryseobacterium sp. SNU WT5 includes:
- a CDS encoding sigma-54-dependent transcriptional regulator codes for MQKILIVEDEKAISGVLHSILSDELPDYEFVISEDGLEGLKQIEKEDFALVVSDIKMPKVSGTELLKQALQLKPDTTFVMISGHADIDTAVDCLKTGAYDFISKPIDINRLITSVKNALDKRNLQKSNQHLKNENITLKKKVNKKYEMIGASPALKKIQEMIEKVAPSDARVLITGPNGAGKELVAHAIHSQSDRSKGPMIEVNCAAIPSELIESELFGHVKGSFTGAIKDKQGKFELANNGTIFLDEIGDMSLIAQAKVLRALQESKVSPVGSDKEVKVDVRVLAATNKNMQEEIKSGKFREDLYHRLSVIEIYVPSLDERKEDIKLLVKHFAKTISDEHGTALKNFDDKAIKALENFSWTGNIRELRNVVERLIILGSNPVSEEDVVSFVRK; via the coding sequence ATGCAAAAAATCTTAATTGTTGAAGATGAAAAAGCCATCTCTGGTGTACTTCACAGTATTCTTTCCGATGAACTCCCTGACTACGAATTTGTAATATCCGAAGATGGGTTAGAAGGTTTGAAGCAGATTGAAAAAGAAGATTTCGCATTAGTCGTTTCAGATATAAAAATGCCAAAGGTTTCTGGGACAGAACTTCTAAAACAAGCATTACAGTTAAAACCAGATACTACCTTTGTAATGATTTCCGGTCATGCAGATATTGATACTGCAGTTGATTGCTTAAAAACAGGTGCTTATGATTTCATCTCCAAACCGATTGATATTAACCGATTGATTACCAGTGTTAAGAATGCTTTAGATAAAAGGAATCTGCAAAAAAGTAACCAACATCTAAAGAATGAAAATATAACTTTAAAGAAAAAAGTTAATAAGAAATATGAGATGATCGGCGCGTCTCCAGCCCTGAAAAAAATTCAGGAAATGATTGAGAAAGTAGCTCCGTCCGATGCCAGAGTGCTAATTACCGGGCCAAATGGTGCCGGTAAAGAATTGGTCGCTCATGCAATCCACTCACAAAGTGACCGCAGTAAAGGCCCGATGATTGAAGTGAACTGTGCAGCAATACCGTCTGAATTAATAGAATCGGAGCTTTTTGGTCATGTTAAAGGGAGTTTTACAGGTGCAATAAAGGATAAGCAAGGTAAATTCGAATTAGCCAACAATGGAACTATATTTTTGGATGAGATTGGAGACATGTCTTTAATAGCACAAGCAAAAGTGCTTCGTGCCTTACAAGAAAGTAAAGTTTCTCCCGTTGGGAGCGATAAAGAGGTGAAAGTTGATGTTCGGGTCTTAGCTGCTACAAACAAAAATATGCAGGAAGAAATAAAATCTGGAAAATTCAGAGAAGATTTATACCACCGTCTTTCGGTAATTGAAATATATGTTCCCTCTTTAGATGAAAGGAAAGAAGATATCAAACTGTTAGTTAAGCATTTTGCAAAAACTATTTCTGATGAGCATGGTACAGCATTAAAGAATTTTGATGATAAAGCAATTAAGGCTTTAGAAAACTTCAGTTGGACAGGAAATATTAGAGAGTTACGAAATGTCGTAGAACGATTAATTATTTTAGGTTCTAACCCAGTATCTGAGGAAGATGTTGTTAGTTTCGTCAGAAAATAG
- a CDS encoding Sir2 family NAD-dependent protein deacetylase, which produces MKKKLVVLSGAGISAESGVKTFRDSNGLWENHKVEDVASPEGFKKDPKLVLDFYNARRKQLLEVEANNAHFILAELENVFDVEIITQNVDDLHERSGSTKVLHLHGELKKARPINSDSGIITWEKDLNIGDFDFEGVQLRPHIVWFGEMVQEMDTAMEICSVADLFLIVGTSMSVFPAASLINYLPQNCEVFVIDPNLSGTYSKKENHFRTSATEGMELFRSRIINNFSD; this is translated from the coding sequence ATGAAAAAGAAATTGGTTGTTCTTTCCGGAGCTGGAATTTCTGCTGAAAGTGGGGTGAAAACTTTTAGAGATTCAAATGGGTTATGGGAAAATCACAAAGTTGAGGATGTTGCAAGCCCGGAAGGTTTTAAAAAAGATCCGAAACTTGTTCTGGACTTCTATAATGCGAGACGAAAACAACTTTTAGAAGTGGAAGCCAATAACGCCCATTTTATCTTAGCCGAATTAGAAAATGTGTTTGATGTAGAAATTATTACGCAAAATGTAGATGACTTGCATGAACGCTCCGGTTCTACGAAAGTGTTGCATCTTCATGGAGAATTGAAAAAAGCAAGACCCATTAATTCAGATTCTGGAATAATTACCTGGGAGAAAGATTTAAATATTGGCGATTTCGATTTTGAAGGTGTTCAGTTGCGACCACATATTGTCTGGTTCGGAGAAATGGTTCAGGAAATGGACACTGCGATGGAGATTTGCTCTGTTGCAGATTTATTTTTAATTGTGGGAACCTCGATGAGCGTTTTCCCCGCTGCAAGTTTAATTAATTATCTTCCTCAAAATTGTGAAGTCTTTGTAATTGACCCCAATCTGAGCGGTACATATTCCAAAAAAGAAAATCACTTTCGAACATCTGCTACTGAAGGAATGGAATTGTTTAGAAGTAGAATAATAAATAATTTTTCGGATTAA
- a CDS encoding sensor histidine kinase: protein MNLSETDFLLAITTFIIMILILMMVLIYGVFVKKKSQLLLFQQRKDSLFEQELAISQIEMKEQTLNYIGQELHDDLGQKLSVARLMMSKISSGNEEDIKKIGSEINMLIGECIQDIRNLSKLFISNQVKHFGFVESLEREISRIERLQLMDVDYKINNQDLEINSNHALILFRIIQECITNVIKHSKSNKLSIEVEEFLDIITISIHDDGIGFSSNSINDGSGLKNIKNRAQIINADFIIKSTKNLGTQIRITYKKQVTWKE, encoded by the coding sequence GTGAATTTATCAGAGACTGATTTTCTACTTGCCATAACCACCTTTATCATTATGATCCTTATCTTAATGATGGTGCTTATCTATGGAGTCTTCGTCAAAAAGAAATCGCAACTTCTTTTATTTCAGCAAAGAAAAGACTCTCTCTTTGAGCAGGAATTAGCGATATCGCAAATAGAGATGAAAGAGCAAACACTTAACTATATTGGTCAGGAACTACATGATGATCTTGGTCAAAAGCTTTCCGTTGCCAGGTTAATGATGAGTAAAATTTCTTCGGGTAATGAAGAAGACATAAAGAAAATCGGTTCAGAAATCAATATGCTGATCGGAGAGTGTATTCAGGATATTCGGAATTTATCGAAGCTTTTCATTAGTAATCAAGTAAAACATTTTGGTTTCGTAGAGTCTTTGGAAAGGGAAATATCCAGAATAGAGCGGCTGCAGTTAATGGATGTAGATTACAAAATTAACAATCAGGATTTAGAAATAAATTCTAATCACGCATTAATCCTTTTCAGAATTATTCAGGAATGCATTACAAATGTAATCAAACACTCAAAATCGAATAAACTTTCTATAGAAGTAGAAGAATTTCTGGATATTATAACTATTTCTATCCATGATGATGGAATCGGCTTTAGTTCTAACTCAATCAATGATGGAAGTGGCTTAAAGAATATCAAAAATAGAGCTCAAATTATTAATGCTGATTTTATAATAAAATCTACTAAAAATTTGGGAACACAAATTAGGATTACCTATAAAAAACAGGTTACATGGAAAGAATAA
- a CDS encoding GNAT family N-acetyltransferase — MTNISNDFKLRIATEQDIPMIWPIIQQAILRRKNDGSNQWQDGYPNSETIMNDIKKQVGFVGVKNHEIIAYVAIDSAIEPAYEEIEGKWLSDLPYVVIHRVAVSENQLGQGIATKIFYEVEKIALDQNIKSLKVDTNYDNVGMLKILEKINYTYCGEVYFRGSPRRAFEKLLK; from the coding sequence ATGACAAATATTTCAAACGACTTCAAATTAAGAATTGCAACTGAACAAGACATTCCAATGATTTGGCCAATCATCCAACAGGCAATTTTACGACGAAAAAATGATGGTAGTAACCAGTGGCAAGATGGTTATCCTAACTCCGAAACTATAATGAATGATATTAAAAAGCAGGTAGGGTTTGTCGGTGTAAAGAATCATGAAATTATCGCATATGTTGCGATAGATTCCGCGATCGAACCTGCGTATGAAGAAATAGAAGGCAAATGGCTTTCTGATCTTCCTTATGTAGTAATACACAGGGTTGCAGTCTCGGAAAATCAATTAGGACAAGGAATTGCCACTAAAATTTTTTATGAAGTTGAGAAAATTGCTCTAGATCAAAATATTAAAAGCCTTAAAGTAGATACCAATTATGACAATGTCGGAATGCTGAAGATTTTAGAGAAGATCAATTATACTTACTGTGGTGAAGTTTACTTTCGCGGTTCTCCAAGAAGAGCATTCGAAAAATTATTGAAATGA
- a CDS encoding BT0820 family HAD-type phosphatase has protein sequence MKTSKKLAIDFDGTVVDDAYPGIGKPKIFAFETLKKLQSEGYRLILWTYRHGKSLEEAVEFCRKNGVEFYAINSSFEGEVFDHSQASRKIDADLFIDDRNLGGFPGWGEIYNIINDRIEFRVEGKEVLAYSKMKKDKKKGLFW, from the coding sequence ATGAAAACGAGTAAAAAACTTGCTATAGATTTCGACGGAACGGTAGTTGATGATGCTTATCCTGGAATCGGAAAACCAAAAATATTTGCTTTTGAAACACTAAAAAAATTACAATCTGAAGGTTACAGACTGATTTTATGGACTTACCGACATGGTAAAAGTTTAGAGGAAGCAGTAGAATTTTGCAGAAAAAATGGTGTAGAATTCTATGCGATAAATTCGAGTTTCGAAGGCGAGGTGTTTGATCACTCCCAAGCTTCTAGAAAAATTGATGCTGACCTTTTTATAGACGATAGAAATCTTGGCGGTTTCCCAGGTTGGGGAGAAATTTATAATATCATCAATGATAGAATAGAATTTCGAGTAGAAGGAAAAGAAGTACTGGCCTATTCAAAAATGAAAAAAGATAAGAAGAAAGGTTTATTTTGGTAA
- a CDS encoding acyl-ACP desaturase, with protein sequence MYNKLMRIEVMRTLGKDVDKFISSYLTPAEKIWQPTDFLPDPSADSFKYDVDELQTYAREMGYDLFVTLIGDCITEEALPSYESWIMGIDGVDQEERSGWSQWVRSWTAEENRHGDLLNKYLYLCGRVNMREMEITTHYLIQDGFDIGTTMDPYRNFVYTSFQETATNISHRRVGSLAKQSGNTKLSRMCGVIAADEARHAKAYKHFVTRIFELDPSEMMLAFEDMMRKKIVMPAHLMRESGQKAGELWEHFSDAAQRAMVYTGHDYINILKELLADWKIDQITELNEKAEKAQEYLMKLPIRLERITDRIATPDLDWNFKWVKS encoded by the coding sequence ATGTATAATAAATTGATGAGAATTGAAGTAATGCGGACGTTAGGGAAAGATGTTGATAAATTCATTTCCTCCTACTTAACACCTGCAGAAAAAATATGGCAACCGACAGATTTTTTACCAGATCCTTCTGCTGATAGCTTCAAATATGATGTAGATGAGTTACAGACTTATGCCAGAGAAATGGGTTACGACCTGTTTGTCACATTAATTGGCGATTGTATTACAGAGGAAGCTCTACCAAGTTATGAGTCTTGGATTATGGGAATCGATGGGGTAGACCAAGAGGAAAGAAGTGGTTGGTCACAATGGGTGAGAAGCTGGACTGCAGAAGAAAATAGACATGGAGACTTACTTAATAAATATCTTTATTTATGCGGTAGGGTAAATATGAGGGAAATGGAAATCACTACCCATTATTTAATTCAAGACGGATTTGATATCGGTACCACCATGGACCCTTATAGAAATTTTGTTTATACCAGCTTTCAGGAAACTGCAACCAATATATCACACCGTCGTGTGGGATCTTTGGCAAAACAAAGTGGCAACACCAAACTATCCAGAATGTGTGGAGTTATCGCTGCAGATGAAGCGAGACACGCCAAAGCATATAAGCATTTCGTAACGAGAATTTTCGAATTAGATCCATCTGAAATGATGTTAGCATTCGAAGATATGATGCGAAAAAAAATCGTGATGCCAGCACATTTGATGCGTGAATCCGGGCAGAAAGCAGGTGAATTATGGGAGCATTTTTCAGATGCCGCACAACGCGCAATGGTTTATACAGGACATGATTATATCAACATCCTAAAAGAATTGCTCGCTGACTGGAAAATTGACCAGATTACAGAGCTTAATGAGAAAGCGGAAAAAGCACAGGAATATCTAATGAAATTACCAATACGTTTGGAGAGAATTACGGATCGTATCGCTACACCTGATTTAGATTGGAATTTTAAATGGGTTAAGTCGTAA
- the map gene encoding type I methionyl aminopeptidase, with amino-acid sequence MIQLKTIEELRLMRESAQLVSKTLGMLAKEIKPGVTTLHLDNLGGQFIRDHGGEPAFLGMYGFPKNLCISPNAEVVHGIPNDKPLEDGDILSVDCGVYMNGFYGDHAYSFEVGEVTPEIKKLLRITKESLYKGIEQCVRGKRVGDISNAIQTYCEAHGYGVVRELVGHGLGKKMHEDPQVPNHGRKGSGKVLKDGIALAIEPMINLGTEKVKFHDDGWTVTSLDMSPSAHFEHDVCIIAGKPVLLSTYKYIYEALGIVTDEEKPFTMDF; translated from the coding sequence TTGATACAATTAAAAACCATAGAGGAACTACGATTAATGCGGGAAAGCGCACAATTGGTTTCTAAAACGCTAGGCATGCTTGCCAAAGAGATTAAACCTGGAGTTACAACTTTACATCTAGATAACTTGGGTGGGCAATTCATTCGGGATCATGGCGGTGAACCTGCTTTCCTGGGAATGTATGGCTTCCCTAAAAATTTGTGTATTTCACCAAATGCCGAAGTTGTACACGGGATTCCTAATGATAAACCATTGGAAGATGGTGATATTTTATCTGTAGACTGTGGTGTTTATATGAACGGATTTTATGGAGATCATGCCTATTCTTTTGAAGTAGGAGAAGTAACACCTGAAATAAAAAAATTACTGCGTATTACCAAAGAATCTCTTTATAAGGGAATTGAGCAATGTGTACGTGGCAAAAGGGTAGGTGATATATCAAATGCCATCCAAACTTATTGTGAAGCGCACGGATATGGAGTAGTTAGGGAATTAGTTGGACATGGTTTGGGAAAAAAGATGCATGAGGATCCACAAGTACCCAATCACGGAAGAAAAGGAAGTGGTAAAGTTTTAAAAGACGGAATTGCGCTGGCAATTGAACCCATGATTAACTTAGGCACAGAAAAAGTTAAATTTCATGATGATGGATGGACGGTTACTTCTCTGGACATGTCACCTTCCGCACATTTCGAGCATGATGTCTGTATCATTGCCGGGAAACCTGTTCTTTTATCCACCTACAAGTATATCTATGAAGCATTGGGCATTGTAACCGACGAGGAAAAACCATTTACAATGGACTTTTAA
- the gpmI gene encoding 2,3-bisphosphoglycerate-independent phosphoglycerate mutase: protein MSKKAILAILDGWGIGTDPKVSAIAQAKTPFIDSCYEKFPHTTLEASGIAVGLPFGQMGNSEVGHMNLGAGRVVYQNLVKLNMAVDNATLGKENVITRAFEYALKNKKQVHFIGLVSDGGVHSHINHLKGLLTAAHEYGLNNNVYVHAFTDGRDCDPHSGKGFIAELIDHMNITTGKLATITGRYYAMDRDKRWERVKLAYDAMVNGLGEPTREPLQLIEESYKKGITDEFLKPIICLKESSLPTAKIENDDVVFCFNFRTDRGREITEALSQQSFPEFGMSPLNLYYVTMTNYDKDYKNIHVVFDEKVLEKTMGEVLEENGKTQIRVAETEKYPHVTFFFSGGREDLFNGEKRLLCPSPKEVPTYDFKPEMSAYDITEKIIPEIENETADFICLNFANADMVGHTGVFSAAVKAAETVDECISKVASAAYEHGYAVFILADHGNSDFMINADGSPNTQHSTNLVPLIVMDKDRTWNLKPGKLGDVAPSILKVMGIEIPAIMTGDILVS, encoded by the coding sequence ATGTCGAAAAAAGCTATTTTAGCAATACTTGACGGTTGGGGAATAGGAACAGACCCCAAAGTTTCTGCAATCGCCCAAGCTAAAACTCCATTTATAGATTCTTGTTACGAAAAATTTCCACACACTACACTGGAAGCGAGTGGAATTGCAGTTGGTTTACCCTTCGGACAAATGGGGAATTCAGAAGTGGGGCATATGAATTTAGGAGCAGGTAGAGTTGTTTATCAGAATTTGGTCAAACTTAATATGGCGGTGGACAATGCAACTCTAGGAAAAGAAAATGTAATAACACGAGCTTTCGAATACGCTCTAAAGAATAAAAAACAGGTCCATTTTATTGGATTGGTATCAGATGGTGGGGTACATTCACACATTAATCATCTTAAAGGTTTATTGACTGCCGCACACGAATATGGATTGAATAATAATGTCTATGTTCATGCCTTCACAGATGGCCGTGACTGTGATCCACATTCAGGAAAAGGATTTATCGCAGAGTTGATCGATCATATGAACATAACAACCGGAAAGTTAGCTACCATTACTGGCAGATATTACGCAATGGATCGTGACAAAAGATGGGAACGGGTAAAGCTAGCATACGACGCAATGGTTAATGGACTCGGAGAACCAACAAGAGAACCACTTCAACTTATTGAAGAATCTTATAAAAAAGGAATTACAGATGAATTTTTAAAACCTATTATCTGTCTAAAAGAAAGCAGTTTACCTACAGCAAAAATAGAAAATGATGATGTAGTATTCTGTTTCAATTTCAGAACAGATAGAGGTCGGGAAATCACCGAAGCTCTGTCACAGCAAAGTTTTCCTGAATTTGGCATGAGTCCGCTCAACCTTTATTATGTGACCATGACAAATTACGATAAGGATTACAAAAATATTCATGTCGTCTTTGATGAGAAAGTCTTAGAAAAAACGATGGGCGAAGTCTTAGAAGAGAATGGGAAAACTCAAATTCGTGTTGCTGAAACAGAAAAATATCCGCATGTTACCTTTTTCTTTTCAGGAGGACGTGAAGATCTATTTAATGGTGAGAAAAGATTGTTATGTCCAAGTCCAAAAGAAGTTCCAACTTATGATTTTAAGCCCGAAATGTCTGCATACGATATTACAGAAAAAATAATACCTGAAATAGAAAATGAAACAGCAGATTTTATATGCTTAAATTTCGCAAATGCCGATATGGTAGGTCATACAGGAGTCTTTTCTGCCGCAGTAAAAGCTGCAGAGACGGTGGATGAATGTATTTCAAAAGTAGCTTCTGCAGCTTACGAACATGGTTATGCCGTATTTATTCTTGCAGATCACGGAAATTCTGACTTTATGATCAATGCAGATGGTAGTCCAAATACACAGCATTCTACCAATTTAGTTCCTTTGATTGTGATGGATAAAGATCGTACTTGGAATTTAAAACCTGGAAAGTTAGGCGATGTTGCTCCAAGTATTTTAAAAGTAATGGGAATAGAAATTCCTGCAATAATGACAGGCGATATCCTAGTGAGTTAA
- a CDS encoding ferritin-like domain-containing protein yields MATKTTSKGKIQPKKGAADQLKDFMIDGIKDLYWAEKALVKNLPKMAKNATSPHLKTAVNDHLNETKVQVKRLEDAFKALKLKPQAVKCEAMNGLLKEAKEIMEETEPGAVRDAAIIAAAQKVEHYEIASYGTMATYAKLLGEKEVLKLLLETLKEEKTCDKDLTKLAKSEINVKAK; encoded by the coding sequence ATGGCAACTAAAACAACATCCAAAGGTAAAATTCAACCTAAAAAAGGTGCAGCAGATCAATTAAAAGATTTTATGATTGATGGGATTAAGGATTTATATTGGGCAGAAAAAGCGTTGGTGAAAAATTTACCAAAAATGGCTAAGAATGCGACTTCACCTCATCTTAAGACTGCTGTAAATGACCATTTAAATGAAACTAAAGTTCAGGTTAAAAGACTCGAAGATGCATTTAAAGCCCTCAAATTAAAACCGCAGGCCGTAAAGTGTGAAGCAATGAATGGACTTTTGAAAGAAGCCAAGGAAATTATGGAAGAAACGGAGCCAGGAGCTGTGCGTGACGCAGCGATTATCGCCGCAGCACAAAAAGTGGAACATTATGAGATCGCTTCTTATGGTACCATGGCAACCTATGCAAAACTTTTGGGCGAGAAAGAAGTTCTAAAGTTACTTTTAGAAACTTTAAAAGAGGAAAAAACATGTGATAAAGATTTAACGAAGCTCGCGAAAAGTGAGATTAACGTTAAAGCGAAATAA
- a CDS encoding class I SAM-dependent methyltransferase has product MKKITHFLLNKIPRPLLINLSIFLRPFIYLLFKGENFTDPIDGKSYRKFLPYGYGKQRENALSPGTLSLERHRQMWLYLQNETDFFTKDYKVLHIAPEQEFLRRFKKMKNLNYTSADLYSPIVDVKADILDLPFEDESYDVVFCNHVLEHIEDDQKAMSQLYRVLKKGGWGIFQVPMKNSLEKSYEDFSIKDPKERQKHFGQYDHVRWYGMDYFDRLRNAGFEVDVNFYSKKFARETIKKYGLLENEILPVVFKK; this is encoded by the coding sequence ATGAAAAAAATTACTCATTTTCTTTTAAATAAAATCCCTAGACCTTTGCTCATTAATTTGAGTATATTCTTACGGCCATTCATCTATTTACTATTTAAAGGTGAAAATTTTACTGATCCTATTGATGGTAAATCATACCGAAAATTCCTTCCATACGGTTATGGAAAACAGCGGGAGAATGCTTTGTCACCTGGAACACTAAGTTTAGAAAGACATCGCCAGATGTGGCTTTATCTTCAAAATGAAACCGATTTTTTCACAAAAGACTATAAAGTTCTTCATATTGCACCTGAACAGGAGTTTTTGCGCAGGTTCAAAAAAATGAAGAATCTGAACTATACTTCTGCAGATCTGTATTCACCAATTGTCGATGTAAAAGCAGATATATTGGATTTACCTTTTGAAGATGAAAGTTATGACGTTGTCTTTTGCAATCACGTATTAGAACATATCGAAGACGATCAGAAAGCCATGAGCCAGCTATACCGAGTCCTGAAAAAAGGAGGGTGGGGCATTTTCCAAGTGCCGATGAAGAACTCTTTAGAGAAATCGTATGAAGATTTCTCTATTAAAGATCCGAAAGAAAGACAAAAACACTTCGGACAATATGATCACGTTCGTTGGTATGGAATGGATTATTTCGACCGGTTAAGAAACGCAGGTTTTGAGGTAGATGTCAATTTCTATTCGAAGAAATTCGCTAGAGAAACGATCAAAAAATATGGATTGCTTGAAAATGAGATTTTGCCCGTAGTTTTTAAAAAATAA
- a CDS encoding response regulator transcription factor: MERIKIAIVDDHKLVSKAIENMISSNPKFKVVLNCCNGDDFLSQLEQAKVLPDVVLMDVNMPKKNGIETTAEVTQKYPDIKVIVLTMEDNETTIINMLKAGAKGYLLKDMSPDILFDAINIVYEKGIFYTDIVTQSLLKIKAEVKANYEITDSLKDRELDFIKMACSELTYKEIAEKMCVSPRTIDGYRDSVFAKLNVKTRVGIVLFAIKHELCKN, encoded by the coding sequence ATGGAAAGAATAAAAATTGCGATTGTTGATGATCATAAGCTGGTTTCAAAAGCTATTGAAAATATGATATCTTCTAATCCAAAATTTAAAGTAGTTCTTAACTGCTGTAATGGCGATGATTTCCTTAGTCAATTAGAGCAGGCTAAAGTTTTGCCAGATGTGGTGTTAATGGATGTGAACATGCCTAAGAAAAATGGGATTGAAACTACTGCAGAAGTTACCCAAAAGTATCCTGATATAAAAGTGATTGTCCTAACGATGGAAGATAATGAAACCACAATTATCAACATGTTAAAAGCTGGTGCAAAGGGTTATCTCTTAAAAGATATGTCTCCAGACATCCTTTTTGATGCCATCAATATTGTTTATGAAAAAGGAATTTTTTACACTGACATTGTTACTCAAAGTCTTTTAAAAATAAAAGCAGAGGTAAAGGCAAATTATGAAATAACTGATTCTTTAAAAGACCGGGAGCTGGACTTTATAAAAATGGCCTGTTCAGAATTAACTTATAAAGAGATAGCCGAAAAAATGTGTGTAAGTCCGCGTACAATAGATGGTTATCGCGATTCGGTATTTGCAAAACTGAACGTAAAAACAAGGGTAGGAATTGTTTTGTTTGCAATAAAACATGAATTATGCAAAAATTAG
- a CDS encoding YggS family pyridoxal phosphate-dependent enzyme — MSKTSGIVENYLQIKLTIPDNVALIAVSKNHSVDSIERIYNTGHREFGENKVQELVDKYNQLPKDIKWHLIGHLQTNKVKYIAEFVEMIESADSRKILVEIDKQAAKYQRKIKVLLQIKIAEEETKYGLEIHEAKELYQEYLNGEFPNVEVKGLMGMATFTDDEQQLKKEFSLLKHLFDQLSHQNKLETLSMGMSDDYPIAISCGANSVRVGSAIFGKRS, encoded by the coding sequence ATGTCAAAAACGTCAGGTATTGTTGAAAACTATTTACAAATTAAGTTGACTATTCCGGATAATGTAGCACTTATCGCAGTTTCAAAAAATCACTCCGTTGATAGTATAGAACGAATTTACAATACAGGTCATCGTGAGTTTGGTGAAAACAAAGTTCAGGAACTGGTGGACAAATACAATCAACTTCCGAAAGATATTAAGTGGCATCTGATAGGTCACTTACAAACTAATAAGGTAAAGTATATTGCTGAGTTTGTTGAAATGATTGAAAGTGCCGACTCCCGTAAAATTTTAGTGGAAATTGATAAACAAGCTGCAAAATACCAACGGAAAATAAAGGTATTACTTCAAATTAAAATCGCCGAAGAAGAAACTAAATATGGTCTAGAAATTCATGAAGCCAAAGAATTATATCAGGAATATCTAAATGGTGAGTTTCCTAATGTAGAAGTAAAAGGTTTGATGGGAATGGCAACATTTACCGATGATGAGCAGCAATTAAAAAAAGAATTTTCTCTTTTGAAACATCTCTTCGATCAACTCTCTCATCAAAATAAATTAGAAACGCTTTCTATGGGTATGAGTGATGACTACCCTATCGCAATTTCCTGTGGTGCTAATTCCGTTCGTGTAGGTTCGGCTATTTTCGGGAAAAGATCATAA
- a CDS encoding DUF72 domain-containing protein, with amino-acid sequence MKNKNYVGCSGYSVGFWKEIFYPDQLPSKDYLNFYSRSLNAVEVNSTFYRKPRPSTLKKWVDETNAGFKFFIKIPKTISHLKKLYETSIETSDFCQYIAEHLKNKLAGFLFQLPPSFHYTEENLNKVLDTVDERFLNVVEFRHHSWWTSEIQEILKSKNIVFSGVSIPQDIPDNFIINNDQYCYYRLHGVPQMFKSEYSTNELDALAKHIKNFKGITYIFFNNTFGTAAIKNALSLKKML; translated from the coding sequence ATGAAAAATAAAAATTATGTAGGCTGTTCGGGATATTCTGTCGGTTTTTGGAAAGAGATTTTTTATCCTGACCAATTACCGTCAAAAGATTATTTAAATTTTTATAGTAGAAGTCTAAATGCTGTTGAAGTTAATAGTACTTTTTATCGAAAGCCGAGACCTTCGACCCTAAAAAAATGGGTTGATGAGACGAATGCGGGTTTTAAGTTTTTTATTAAAATTCCAAAAACTATTTCGCATCTTAAAAAATTGTATGAAACTTCAATAGAAACTTCCGATTTTTGCCAATACATTGCTGAACATCTAAAAAATAAGTTGGCAGGATTTCTCTTTCAACTTCCACCTTCTTTTCATTACACAGAAGAAAATTTAAATAAGGTTTTAGACACCGTAGATGAAAGGTTCTTAAATGTGGTCGAGTTCAGACATCACTCATGGTGGACCTCAGAAATACAGGAAATTCTAAAATCAAAAAATATTGTCTTCTCGGGCGTTTCTATACCCCAAGATATTCCAGATAATTTTATTATTAATAACGATCAGTATTGCTACTACCGTTTGCACGGCGTTCCACAGATGTTTAAATCTGAATATTCTACTAATGAACTAGATGCCTTGGCGAAACATATCAAAAATTTTAAAGGAATAACTTATATTTTTTTTAATAATACATTTGGAACTGCCGCAATTAAAAACGCACTCAGTTTAAAAAAAATGTTATAA